The region CTGGGTGAGCCTCCTTAATGTGTTGCTGAAGGTTCACTCCTTCCGTGTGAACAAATGGGCAATGGGAGCAGACAAAGATCTGAGATGGCAGCTCACCAGTCTGCCCTGAGAAACACAGGAGACAAACAGGTATATGGGGAACTCTAAAAGTGAAGTAATCATTTACTGTAATGGTTACTTGCATTGCACTAGCCTTAGACTTTAACAGGTTCTTATATAGTAGctataaataattttacaagttaataatcaataatcaaACCAGACTCAACAGaatatcaaaataacatttttccattttccaaatGAAGTAGCATAATACAACACAAAATACAGTAAGAACTTGTCTACAGTTGACAAATGCTAGCAAACATGCAAATATAGCATTCTCAAAAACATTACAGACTAAGAATGTAACGAACGTGTACTGATTGTATATCCATGTTGTGTTTCTCTGTACGGAAGTTATGTGATAATGTTGGTTGAAGAAAGCAGACAACTGGATGCTAATGAACCTTctacccacaccaacacaaaaagCTCATACGTACCTATGGAATTCTGTCCGCTGTCCAACAACTCCTCCTGTACCTTGGTCGTCCCGCCTGGCACGTGGCTGGGTTTCGGGTCCTGTCCCAGGTGCTCGGCCCAGCTCCTGCAGATTCTCTCTTTGTCAGTGGGGGTCAGCAGCAGAGAGCCTGGGTGCTTCTGCCGGATGTGCCGCTTGATGGTGCTGACCTGAAGGGTGACCAGTGAGCTGCTGCACACCATGCAGTTCATCCGGTTCTGTTGCGGGTCAAAGTCCATCATATATTCTCTGTGCCAGTACTGCTGGTAGCTGCGCCTGCGTTTCTGGACCTGGTCCGTCTGCGAGGTGCCTTGGGGTGGGCGATCACAGCAGGAGGACGGGGTGGCAGGACTGCTGGAGGCCTCACAGAGGGGCATGACCCAGTCCTCTTCATCTCTGTCCGCACAGTGACTATTCTCTCCTTGGGTACAACATGCAGATCAGAGACAGAACCAAACTCATTAGCTCCAAATTACAATACCTGCCAGTGGCCCATAAGCGGATCCCCTTTCAAAATTCACAGCATCTTAGCGGCTTTTGCGCAacaatttttcaatttaaaaaaactaaaagtggACACTCCACTTAATGCCAATTTTAAATATCCACGGAAACATTTTCTGATTAAATTGTAATACGTACCTGCATTTTGAGATCCATTGGAGGATTCAGGAGAGGCACTGTAAGAGAATGACAAAGCCACAAAATTACTGTCAACACAAACTGATGAGGAGACACAATACTCCAAAGCTGAaactcttactctctctctgatgaATCCAAAAGTGATTTCTTTCTCTTCCGGGTCTTGACCTTTCTCCTCTGCTTCAGTGATCTCTCTTTCCTTGCTGGCAAGAGCTCTTCCTGTTTCCATGTAGCTACCAATGTCTGGACCCCAACACTGGTAATGGAGTGGGGAGGTAAAACTAAAGGAACTGAAGAATCTGTTATTCTGAGTTGATGGACTAGTAATCTAGGCTGTTtcaacagacaggaagtgacctgaAGTGACAGGTCATCCCCTTCCTGTTTCATACAACCTACTTTTCCACAATTATCTAGCCCTCTGTCAGTTTGCAACCTTTGGTTGGTAACTTCCAGCTCATATGTTTcatctctctcttgttcttgGTCCCTCCACAGTCCCTTGACTTCTTCATTTCTCACACCATCCTCACTCTGCCACTCCcattcttcctctttctttattttgaataaaatgtctttttcctcCCAGCTCATCCCAAGATCAGTTTTCCTTTCCTCTGTGTCTTCAGTTCTCTTCAGACCTGATCTCAACTCCACTCCTGAATAATCTGTGCCATCCTGCAGAGATTCTTCTTTCATCTCTAAACCCAAAGAGGTGTGGCCTGAGAAGTTTCCACAGATTCTAATTGGCTATTACAGTCAGTCAGTTCCACCACACTTCTAAAGGGATGGAGACAGAAGGGAAAGGTTTTGGTTGAATTCTTTATGTTTAAAATCATTAATGAGTTGGAGATATTGAAATATGAGAGagaatttcacttttatttttaaattccaaataaTTGTTGGTTTGTCATGCCATTGAAAAAACTATAGATTAACATTATCTGAATTGATTTTGAAATTTCAGACAACTATGCCCTGACTCTCTACATCAATTTGAATTTGGGAAAAGCAGACGTCCTAGCCAATTAATTAAACACTGCCAAAACACTTTCATGGATACCTACATCCTATTTTAGAATACAGCCAAACAGCGACAACCTTTAGATGTGCAGATGTGAAACGCACATACTCCATGTGCACAgccaaaacaattaaaaattcagTAATTCATCTTCAGAGCAAAATGTTCAGAAGGAATATGGCTGTAATACGTCCGCAGAGAATGTAACATTAGTGACAGAAGGCGGACTGTTCTTAGCGAATGGAATCCACAAAGTAATTTACTTCGTATTTAGTTAAGTAACTAGGCCTAAAATTTCGTTTTTAAGAATAGGTCGTTCATTTTGAAGCTCCCAtctcaaacattttttattattctgagTGCTTTTAACGATTATACTCACCCCGTTTTACAGTTGGACCGTCGCTAAATTCActgataaaacaaaattgaagaaCTGATAGTgcttaaagaaataaacatcGACAATTCACTATAGCTGACTACCGAGTGCAGCTAAATTAGAGACGATGGCTACTAGTTAATACCAAGCTGGCTTTCCGCAGCTGTCAAATTCCTTCGGATAGCAGGTATAGTACTTGCTGTTTGGTACTGTAACTAAGAAAATTCTCTCCTGCAGTCTTCTTCTTATAGTGATTTTCCGGGAGTGTATACGGTAACACGCGtagttcttcttcttcttcttctcaggGTTTTATGGCGGTTTGCAAACTagtgcattaccgccacctactgtatGCATTGTCATCTAATTTTAGTTCTCAACAATAACCCAACCCTCCCATACCTGAACCACAATTCTTTATTATTTCCCTATATTCCTGGCGTATGACTCCCTCCAAACCCTTTCGCCAAAATTCCCGGTATTTCGTCCCCCTTCACATCCGTCCagttctattctgttctgttctgttctttcctcTCAGTTCCCGTTTCTGCCCTCACTCTCTTTGTTGCTTCTgaatatgttattttattctgcactTGTGTTCTTTCCgcctcactttctctcttccttctttcaCACTGCTTTGCTCCCATTTCATGATTTCCCCCACAGTGAAAACATATTGCCTTGTCTTTAGAGATTGTGCAATCCTCATCTGAACACCCATCTTTCCCACACCTTCTACACCTGTGAACCCTTTTTCTACAAACTGCTGCCACGTGTCCATAGTCCTGACACCAATAACACCTCAGTGGAACCCCCTCAAATGCCCTCACCCTGTAACAAACATAATCTAAATAAATCCTCTCTGGTAGTTCTCCCAAAAATTCTAGCAGTACTGCACCACTTTCTTGTTCATTACCCTCCCTATAGCTTTTCATTCGCCTTGCCCCGAAAACTCCCTCCACCTCCAAGAAACAATCAACATCTACTGACAACGGGACCCCACTAATAACACCTTTCCGTAGTGCTCTTTCTCTCATTAAAAACTGACGACTTTTGTCAAACCAAATCTTTTGATTTTAAGCGCTTTATCCCTCAGTCTCTTCAACTGACACTCCATGATTACAATTCCCCCCCTGGTTACCCTCACTGCTCTAACTTCCCCAGTCTCCTTCTTCACAAGTCTCCCCATTTCATGGACTTCATTAAAAACGCCATTTGCTTCCCATCCAGACCTGGGCTTCACATCCACCTTCATTCCAACTACATATTTCTTACCCTTATCCTCATTTTCAATTCCgtttttccttttattatttCCTCCTTCCACCACTTCGCCCTCCATTTCTTCATGCAATCAATCGCCCCCCACGTGTAGTTCTGCCCTCCACCGGTCAAAGCAATAATAACAGCTCGCATCTTGGTTCACATCATTAAATCCGGGAATATAGGCCAGTTTCGTCTAAAAGCTGTATAACTTTTCTTTCAATGAGCTGGTGGTTCTCATGTTGGCCAAGGATAGATTCAagagaaaagacagaaattCCTGAATGTGATAGATCTTTAAAGAATTTGCACTTGCAAATGTAGTACACAACCTCAAAGATGGCCAGATGTTCCTCCCTACAATTACAGCACTTGGGGGTTATGGCTTTCCACCCCTTAACCTCATGATTTTGCCCCAATGTAATGCATGTACAAATGCTGCAAGCAACACTATTATAAAATAGAGTGCTTTTCTTACCCCAGTGCATGCTGAAATGCAGTAGATTGACCTCAGGTATTCAATAATAATACGGGAATTCGGAAATGCCGGTGTATAATAGCAAATGGAAAAAGTTCTGCAAACTTATAAATACACAAGctcatttattttgatgtgGATTATACATCATATTTTGTACATCCCTGCTGTTCCACAGGTAGAGGTCACACAATATGGCTCAGCTCATCTTACAAGTCTGAGGTCAAATACATTGTTTTGTCAGGCATCAAGGCTCTTCTCCACCCTGGTATTAATGGAAGATGCTTTCCTATGAGTTTTAAGGTGCTGCTTTAGGTTAAAAGATTTAgtaaagcacttcccacactgggagcaaACGAATGGCCGTTCACCTGTATGAGTCCGCAGATGTAGTGTCAGAGTACTTGACCGACTGTagctcttcccacactgggagcagcGGAAAGGGCGCTCCCCAGAATGGCTCTGTTGGTGCTGTATCAGGTTGCTGGACTGACTGAAACTCTTCCCGCACTGGTAGCAAAGGTACGGCCGCTCGCCAGAGTGAATTCGCTTGTGCCTCGTCAGGTCTGAGGGTGATTTGAAGCTTTTTTCACACTGGAAACAGTGGTAAGGGCTTTCCCCTGTATGAGTTCGCTCATGTCGAGTTAGCTGTATCGCTCGCCTGAAACTCTTCGCACAATAGCGGCACTGGAATGGGCGCTCCCCAGAGTGAATCGATTGGTGCTGCTTCAAAGTAAACGGCAGGCTGAAACTCatcccacactgggagcagttGTACGGTCTCTCCCCTGTGTGAATATGTTGGTGTCTCTTCAGGTCTGATGGAGAAGTGAAGCTCTTCCCACATGGGGAGCAAGAATACAACTGCTCTCCATGATAAGACTGCAGGTGTTCTGTGAGCAGGGATTCCAGCTCAAAACTCTTCCCACACAGGGGACAAGGGtgctgctgctcacctgtgtgaatTTGCATATGGTTTTTCAGAAGTGAGGGATATCTGAAACTGtcaccacacacagagcatttgTAGGTCCCTGCAGTGCCTGTATGGGACTGTGTTGGAGTGGGGTGTGTCGTAATGGGTGAGGGGTGTTGATCTGTCCTGCTGACAAGCAGTGGGTTCCCTTCTTGGTTTACTCCAAACTTTAGACTCCTGCTGTGCTCTCCAGGGTGAGCCTCCCTAATGTGTTGCTGAAGGTTCACTTCTTCCGTGTGAACAAATGGACAATGGGAGCAGACAAAGATCTGAGATGGCAGCTCACCAGCCTGCCCTGAGAAACACAGGAGACAAACAGGTATAAGGGGAAGTTTTCAATAAGAACTGACTGTCCACAGAAATACTGCAGATATGCTGACAATTACATATTAAACACCACATGAAAACTCCATATTATGGAGTTCTAAGCTGAAAATCCATGTAGCtgtatttatatccatatcaTGGATGTAAATACAGCGACAGAAATACAGTATTACCTGAAAGAAATATCAAGGAACGGGGGTCGTCTGGAAGTAATCATTTACTGTAATGGTTACTTGCATTACACTAGCCTTAGCCTTAAACAGACTCTTATATAGGAGTTATAAATCATTATACAAGttaataatcaataatcaaACCAGATATAACCTGGATCTCAACATAAAATTTTTTCCAACCCATTTTCCAAAAGAAGTAGCATAATACGACATTAAATACAGTAAGAACCTAGAGTTGACAAATGCTAGCAAAAATGCTAATATTGCATTCTCAAAAACATTACAGACTATGAATGTAGCCAACGTGTACTGATTTTATATCAATGTTGTGTTTCTCTGTACGCAAGTTATGTGATAATGTTGGTTGAAAAAAGCAGACACAACAGGGTGCAAAATAAGGGCTGCAGACATTTATTGCTAATGTGGTGAACCTTctacccacaccaacacaaaaagCTCATACGCACCAATGGAATGCCGTTCGCTGTCCAACAACTCCTCCTGTCCCTTGGTCATCCCGCCTGGCACATGGCTGGGTTTCGGGTCCTGTCCCAGGTGCTCGGCCCAGCTCCTGCAGATTCTCTCTTTGTCAGCGGGGGTCAGCAGCAGAGAGCCTGGGTGCTTCTGCCGGATGTGCCGCTTGATGGTGCTGACCTGAAGGGTGACCAGTGAGCTGCTGCACACCATGCAGTTCATCCGGTTCTGTTGCGGGTCAAAGTCCATCAGATATTCTCTGTGCCAGTACTGCTGGTAGCTGCGCCTGCGTTTCTGGACCTGGTCCGTCTGCGGGGTGCCTTGGGGTGGACGATCAGAGCAGGAGGACGGGGTGGCAGGACTGCTGGAGGCCTCACAGAGGGGTGTGGCCCGGTCCTCTTCATCTCTGTCCACACAGTGACTATTCTCCCCTTGGGTACAACATGCAGATCAGAGACAGAACAAAACTCATTAGCCCCAAATTACAATACCTGCCAGTGGCCCATAAACGGATCCCCTTTTAAAATTCACAGCATCTTAGCGGCTTCTGCGCAACACTCAGGCTTGACACAGACTCATTCTACTCTTGCTTAACTTAGAGCTCTTCTTGGCCAACTCATTGGCTGATTAAATTGTAATACTTGCCAGCATTCTGAGATCCATTGGAGGATTCAGGAGaggcactgtaaaaaataacaaagccacAAAATTATTGTCAATACAAACTGATGAGGAGAAACAATACTCTCAAGCTGAAACTCTTACTCTTTCTCTGATGAATCCAAACGTGATTTCTTTCTCTTCCGGGTCTTGACCTTTCTCTTTTGCTTCAGTGATCTCTCTTTCCTCGTTGGTAAAAGCTCTTCTTGTTTCTGTGTAGCTACCAATGTCTGGACCCCAAAACTGGTAATGGATTTGGGAGGTGAAACTAAAGGAACTAAAAAATCTGTTATATTGTGTTGATGGATTAGTACTCTTGGCTGTTTCAACAGACAGGAAGTTATCTGACGTGACAGGTCATCCCCTTCCTGTTTCATACAATCTACTTTTCCATCATTCTCCAGTCCTCCATCAGTTTGGAGCTTTTGGCCAGTTACTTCTGGCTCaaacttttcatctctctcttgttcttgGTCCCTCCACAGTCCCTTGACTTCTTCATTTCTCACACCATCCTCACTCTGCCACTCCCATTCTTCCTCCTTCTTTATTTTGGATAGAATGTCTCTTTCCTGCCAGCTCATTCCATTTTCAGGTTTCCTTTCCTGTGTGTCTTCAGTTCTCTGCAGATCTGAtcgcagctccactcctgaataaTCTGTGCCATCCTGCAGAGATTCTTCTTTCATCGCTACACCCAAAGAGGTGTGGCCTGAGAAGTTTCCACAGATTCTAATTGGCTATTACAGTCAGTCAGTTCCACCCCAATTCTAAAGggatggagagacagaaaggaaagGTTTCTGTTGACCTTGAGTGCAGGAGTTGGAGGAGTTGTtagagttggagagagagagagaaaaaggggagagggagaattcatgtttatttaaaataatccaaattaaatgagaatgaacattgtttaaaaatgtattattgttgtttgtgGTGTTTCCATATTGCAAAACTATGTCAATAAATACTTTTTGCTATTTGAGGTGAATTTTCATAATATTGCTCTGACGTTCTAGGCTACATCTACGGAATAGTAATACATATGGAAAATCTTTTAATGAATACTGAATTCAACTCTTTAACAAATCACTAACAGACAACACTAGCCCTCGTCACTACCCTCTGAATGGATATTGGATTGCTCCTCTTTCCGTGATTATTATATTACAGGAGCAGTAGACGTCCTAACACATTAAATGAACACTGCCAAAACACTTTTATGGATACCGACATTCTACTTTAGAATATTTTAAACAGCAACGACCCTTAGAACTGCAAATGTTAAAAGTACATAGCTACCACGTGTGCACAGCCAAAAACAATGATGCAGCCCCGTTACAAATTCAGCAATTAATGATGCGTACAGATAATTTAACGTAGTGACAGTATGCCAATTGACTTGTCTTATGTAATGTTGGTAAAGCAATTTATCTCGTATCTAGTTAAGTAATAGGtctaacattttgttttgaaaaataagtCGAGCTATTTTGAACCTCCCAACTCAAGCATTTTTCTTATTCAGAGAGTGcttttaacaaataaaactCACCCCATTTTCCTGTGGGGCCGTCGCTAATTTCGCTGATTCAACAAAATGGAAGAACCGGTAGCGCTGAAATGTATGAACAGTGATAGTTCACTGTTTGACTACCGAGTGTAACTAAGTCAGGGACGAAAGCTATTAGTTAATACAAAGCTGGCTTTCCGCGGCTGTTGAATTCCTTCGGAAAGCTGTTTGACATAGCCAGTCAGTAAATTCTCTCGCGCAGTCAACCAACTAACCCCCGGGTGTTTCGAGATTTCCGGTTGAAGTTTTTCAAAGTAAAAGTTTTTGTTACATGTGATTTACACATTATAGAATAATATACgtcacatttatatataatttaataatgcaGGTTAATTTCTGTAGGTGCCGTAGTTCACAATGTTATTAGTAAACAATGTTGTCAATTcacaatatgaaaaacaaagccatatgtaaatattacacTATAAAGTATAAAACTGGTTGCTTAGTATGACAATCATATCAAATTTACACCATGCAGATTATTGATGGTCTTTTTCCTGTGGCCTGAGTAtcataaaatgcaatatttccaaatatttgCCAAATGTAATTGTTCTGACTGAAAAGTGGCGGTATGGGGGCAAGTTCTGTTTtagcacagcactgaaacacttGATTCTACATATCAAtctcttgattgaagaccacaaTGAattaattagtggaatcaggtggcGTAGTgttgatataaaataaaaatctgctcCCACACTAGCCCTTTTCAAATGAGACTAGGCCATGATTTTGTGGATTGGACGCCACGTAGACTCCTTTTTTAAGGTCCACACAATTGATCCAAGCCTACCACTTTTATTTTggtgagaaaaaatgaaaacaacttGAAAGTGTTCACCGGAAATTCTGTCCCGGAAGTCTAGTTTTTGCTGGATTCTCGGAGCTGCTATCAGTCTTCAAACTCGTGGATTTTTAGGACTGCTAACTAGAAAATTAGcgtcaaaataattaaaaggatTCAGAGGAGAGCTCGTAGTTTTACATGCCTTTATATTACTGCATATCTCCTGAACAGCTGTAACTGGATAATGAAGAATACGACTGCCGAATTAGGTTACCGGATGGATGGCTGTTCATGTAAAGTAGAGGTACATTGGTAACTTAGCTAACTAGTTGGTTTTCTGCCTTATATTGTTCTCTGTAGTGAGAAATCCGCTGTAAGGACACATTTTAACCATCACGCACGCCTCAACCCAATCATCAAATGAAGTTATGCCTCCAAGCAAACGTTCACGTAGAGAGGATGCCGAGGTTGAGCTTGTTTGCGAGTGGGAATCGTGTCAAGATACATTCAGTAGGATGCAGGAATTCTGCGAACATGTGGAAAAACATCTTCAAGCCCTGCGACTGGAAGATGACGATCCCGAAACCCTGGGTGAGAATGATGGGCAGTTATCGGTAACATTAACTATTAATGTCCACAATATGTTTAAATGATTTCGTGCACGTATTcaatctgtgtttgtttcatgacaGATTGTAAGAAAAAGTGGTGTACTGAATTGTGACCATGTGGACTGGCCGATTCCGGCTAAATTATAGTGTGTATAAATTGCAGCTTAATGGCAAGTTGTTAAAAATACAACTCAGCCATCGTGTGCTAATAGAGGATAGATAGTATTGAAAACCTGTATGTGTccttttacttttatttggcaatatttaATGTTACACAGTGCTACAGTTTATAAAGGCGTGGAAGAGAGTACTGCAATAAATCATTTAAGCAAACACCATGTGTGAATGGCTTTAGGTTTGGATGGTTCAGTCTGATGCGTAGGCTGATGCCCTTTGCTTGCACTCATGCATGTTTGCGTTTGCAGCTGAGGAGCAGAACTGCTTGTGGCAGGAGTGTGGCTTCTGCTCAGTGGAGGGTCCAGGGGAGCTTCTGAGGCACGTGTACTTCCACTGTTACCACACCAAGCTGAAGCAGTGGGGGCAGAACGTGCTGCAGAGCCAGCCTGAGCTGGGCTCTTGCGTGCTGGGCCTCCAGAACCGAAACATCGTCCCCGACATCACCGACAACTTTGTCTGCCAGTGGGAGAACTGCGaggtgagtgagagggagagcgcTCTGCCTGCGCACCATCGgtcaatttcaatattttattacaaaatttgtatttgtcctggCTGATTAGCTCTGCTTTTATACCATCAGCACCATGTCTAAAAGGTCTGTAGGACTGTCCCATAGTCTTCATCATTCCCTGGTAGCATACCACACTGTGACAATTATATTGTAATTGTATACCATAATCTGGGTGTTCAGTGGGGTTGTCATGGCAGTCTCTTCCTTTTTGTGCCACAGACCTCACTGGATAACCCGGAGTGGTTTTACCGACATGTGGAGATGCACGGAATGTGCATGGACATGAAGTCCAACGGCAAAGAGGAAAGCGTGGTGCGCTGTGGGTGGAAGGGTAAGGGAGCAGGAGTTTGGTGCTCTGTGgcgggttgggggtggggcggggggcacgGGGGTGCTGTTTTGGGGCTGAGACGGCATGGCGCACTGTAGCTGAGGAGTGGTGGTGACTGAgtagcagcagtgtagtgtactgGTGTGGGTGAGTATTGGTAGGCAGGTAAGTAGTTGAAGTATGAGGTAAGTTATTAAGAGAGCCTAGGTGAGAAACAAACAGGTTGGCCATTTCCATATTCAGACAAAATTTGTGAAAGGAGACAAGCTGCTTTTTATATTGTTGTGAGATTAATTGTATCCTTCAGTGTAAAATTTTGGTCTGGAGTGGGCACAAAAGGCTCAACATTTCAGTACAGATTATAAACGAAACAGGAGAAAGGAATGACAGGTTACCTCTCAGTCATATGAACTGGGATGACCGTGAAGCTGACGGGCCAATTCTGTTTTGTGTCGTAGACTGTGAGGCGACCTTCAAGGCCCGCTTCAAGCTGCGTGAGCACCTGCGCAGCCACACGCAGGAGAAGGTGGTGGCCTGTCCCACCTGCGGGGGCATGTTTGCCAACAACACCAAGTTCTTTGACCACATCCGCCGGCAGACCACCATTGAGGgtgagacgtgtgtgtgtgtgtgtgtgtgtggaggagggagggcgggagggtaggggaggggagggggtgaaagaCTTCACGCTTTTTGCAGTTGTGTCTTATGATGCCAAAAAGGCAGGCTTTCAAGCAAAAATGGCTATAGGCTGTGATTAgtgcaaatgaaatgtttggTGTCTAGGCTGAAAACAACTGGATCAAATTACATGGAAAGGTACTTAGACAATTTATTAATTCccaaaggcaaataaataaataatgttttgggtTGAACTCagcaaggggaaaaaataacaactggTGCACTTCAGTCAATGTCTCAAAACACTTAATGGAAAACAGAGTGGAGATTTTGAAGAGTGTTTGTTAAGCTTCGGCAAATCTCCCATTAGCCCCTCTTCCAAATATTCCTTGCCAGTTGAATGTGTTCACTGTGCACCTACCTCTCTGATTTACacatgcttgcctgtgtgtgtgtgtgtgtgtctgtatgtctgtctgtatgtctgtctgtctgccaggcCAGCGGTTCCAGTGCTCTCACTGCTCCAAGCGATTCGCCACGGAGCGACTACTGCGGGACCACATGAGGAACCACGGTTAGTCCCCATTTTTCTTCCATCTATAAGCCCTTATTTTATTGGCCCCAAATTTTTATGTAAGGCCACAAGCAAATGTTTTTCAATGGGTGGATGGAAAATGGCAATTCAAGTCACATTTACTCTAAACTGCATTGATTGAGGACTGTAGCTTTGATCACTTGACGGCATGTGTTAAGTCCAGAATGGCTGAACCTTTGGTTGCCTAGCAACCCAACAAAACACCGACCATCATGAGCCATCCTCATTGATGGGCAGAGACAGAATTTTCATCACTTATGAGTACAGATGGGTATTACTTTTCTCCATTGAGATTCCTGTGGTTTTTCGCATCcatatgcatttacatttcaagaGCCACTGGTGCCAATATAAGAATGGGCTTTTATGCTTCCTGAAAAATTACTTTCTTAAAAGCAAACCCCAGAGAAAGTGTTCATTGCACAAACCATGTATTCACTTTGTGGCCCAGTTGGATTTACAAGTGCTTTGTACTTGTCTCCTGTGTCCTTGAGGACTGGTTGTTCATAGAATTGCCTTATGTGCCTTTTTTAAGGGTGATGGCTTGCAGAATTTTGAATGCTAAGAAGTTCACatagctctccctctctcctctctctgtgttcagtgaacCATTATAAATGCCCACTGTGTGACATGACCTGtccatctccctcctctctgcgtAACCACATCAAGTTCCGCCACAGCAACGAGAAGCCTTACAGCTGTGAATACTGTGAATACAGGTAGGGCTACTGTGGGGCATTTGTACAGCTATGAGTATAAGTAGGAGCACTGTGAGgtatttatacagctgtgaGTATAAGTAGGAGCTCTGTGGGGCATTTGTACAGCTATGAGGATAGGTAGGGCTAGTGTGGGGTACTTGTGCAGCTGTGAATATAGGTAGGGTTATTATGGGGCATTCATACAGCTGTGAGTATAGGTAGGGCTACTTGTGGGGCATTTGTGTAGTTGCAAGTATAAGTAGGGCTACTGGGGGGCA is a window of Anguilla rostrata isolate EN2019 chromosome 9, ASM1855537v3, whole genome shotgun sequence DNA encoding:
- the LOC135263200 gene encoding zinc finger protein 26-like isoform X2; this translates as MKEESLQDGTDYSGVELRSDLQRTEDTQERKPENGMSWQERDILSKIKKEEEWEWQSEDGVRNEEVKGLWRDQEQERDEKFEPEVTGQKLQTDGGLENDGKVDCMKQEGDDLSRQITSCLLKQPRVLIHQHNITDFLVPLVSPPKSITSFGVQTLVATQKQEELLPTRKERSLKQKRKVKTRKRKKSRLDSSEKDASPESSNGSQNAGENSHCVDRDEEDRATPLCEASSSPATPSSCSDRPPQGTPQTDQVQKRRRSYQQYWHREYLMDFDPQQNRMNCMVCSSSLVTLQVSTIKRHIRQKHPGSLLLTPADKERICRSWAEHLGQDPKPSHVPGGMTKGQEELLDSERHSIGQAGELPSQIFVCSHCPFVHTEEVNLQQHIREAHPGEHSRSLKFGVNQEGNPLLVSRTDQHPSPITTHPTPTQSHTGTAGTYKCSVCGDSFRYPSLLKNHMQIHTGEQQHPCPLCGKSFELESLLTEHLQSYHGEQLYSCSPCGKSFTSPSDLKRHQHIHTGERPYNCSQCGMSFSLPFTLKQHQSIHSGERPFQCRYCAKSFRRAIQLTRHERTHTGESPYHCFQCEKSFKSPSDLTRHKRIHSGERPYLCYQCGKSFSQSSNLIQHQQSHSGERPFRCSQCGKSYSRSSTLTLHLRTHTGERPFVCSQCGKCFTKSFNLKQHLKTHRKASSINTRVEKSLDA